Proteins from one Acomys russatus chromosome 12, mAcoRus1.1, whole genome shotgun sequence genomic window:
- the Asnsd1 gene encoding asparagine synthetase domain-containing protein 1 has protein sequence MCGICCSVSFSVEHASEDLKEDVLYNLRRRGPNSSKQLLKSNVNYQCLFSGHVLHLRGVLTPQPVEDESGNVFLWNGEVFNGVKVEAEDSDTQVMFNSLSACSSESDILSLFSKVQGPWSFIYYQASSHSLWFGRDFFGRRSLLWRFSNLGKSFCLSSVGAQISGVADQWQEVPACGIFQIDLNSAAVSRCVIFKLYPWKYVSKDNVVEECANDLTRTPAGLPACVSVVANEAKLYLSKPIVPLNKKLPQVPLKTHCGNSCSVPGSRETLDAFLTDEYMKKVVQQFIEVLNVAVKRRVLCLAREENLTSKEVLKTCSKKASVAILFSGGVDSMVIAALADRHVPSDEPVDLLNVAFMTKRKTRPPIAKVERKQQKLPNIPSEEPYQGTAVPQDPDDAEVPDRVTGKAGLKELQSVNPSRTWNFVEINVSLEELQELRRARICHLVQPLDTVLDDSIGCAVWFASRGIGCLVTQDAVRSYKSSAKVILTGIGADEQLAGYSRHRVRFQSLGLEGLNEEIEMELGRISSRNLGRDDRVIGDHGKEARFPFLDENVVSFLNSLPVWEKVDLSLPRGIGEKLILRLAAMELGLPVSALLPKRAIQFGSRIAKLEKTNEKASDKCGRLQTLP, from the exons ATGTGTGGCATTTGCTGTTCCGTAAGCTTCTCTGTTGAGCACGCCAGTGAAGACTTAAAGGAGGATGTACTGTATAATCTTAGACGACGGGGCCCCAATAGTAGTAAACAGCTGTTAAAATCTAATGTTAACTATCAGTGCTTATTTTCTGGTCATGTTCTTCATTTGAGAGGTGTTCTGACACCCCAACCTGTGGAAGATGAAAGTGGCAATGTGTTCTTATGGAATGGAGAAGTTTTCAATGGAGTCAAAGTTGAAGCGGAAGACAGTGACACTCAGGTTATGTTCAATAGCCTTTCTGCCTGTAGCAGTGAGTCTGATATTTTGTCGCTCTTCTCTAAAGTCCAAGGTCCTTGGTCTTTTATATATTATCAAGCCTCTAGCCATTCCTTATGGTTTGGTAGGGACTTTTTTGGACGGCGTAGCTTGCTTTGGCGTTTTAGTAATCTGGGCAAGAGTTTCTGCCTTTCTTCAGTTGGTGCCCAGATATCTGGAGTTGCAGACCAGTGGCAAGAAGTCCCAGCATGTGGGATTTTCCAAATCGACCTTAATTCTGCTGCTGTTTCCAgatgtgtgatttttaaattatatcctTGGAAATATGTTTCTAAGGACAATGTTGTTGAAGAATGTGCTAATGACCTGACTCGGACTCCAGCAGGATTGCCAGCATGTGTATCAGTGGTAGCAAACGAAGCCAAGCTGTACCTTTCAAAACCTATTGTTCCCTTAAATAAGAAGCTGCCTCAGGTTCCATTGAAAACTCACTGTGGAAACAGTTGCAGCGTTCCAGGTTCAAGAGAGACACTGGATGCATTTCTTACAGATGAATATATGAAAAAAGTAGTTCAGCAGTTCATTGAGGTCCTGAATGTTGCAGTCAAGAGACGAGTCTTATGTTTAGCTAGGGAAGAAAACCTGACATCAAAGGAAGTTTTGAAAACTTGTAGTAAAAAAGCAAGCGTTGCAATCCTGTTTTCTGGAGGCGTTGATTCAATGGTGATCGCAGCCCTTGCTGATCGCCATGTTCCTTCAGATGAGCCAGTTGATCTTCTGAATGTGGCTTTCATGACTAAACGAAAGACCAGGCCACCTATTGctaaagtagaaagaaaacagcaaaagctCCCTAACATCCCTTCTGAAGAGCCCTATCAGGGTACTGCCGTGCCTCAGGATCCCGATGACGCTGAGGTGCCCGACCGAGTGACAGGAAAAGCAGGACTAAAGGAGCTACAGTCTGTCAACCCTTCTCGAACTTGGAATTTTGTTGAAATTAATGTTTCTCTTGAAGAACTACAAGAACTAAGAAGAGCTCGAATATGTCACTTAGTTCAGCCATTGGACACAGTTCTGGATGACAGCATTGGCTGTGCTGTCTGGTTTGCTTCCAGAGGAATCGGTTGCTTGGTGACCCAGGATGCTGTGAGATCTTATAAGAGCAGTGCAAAG GTGATTCTCACTGGGATTGGTGCAGACGAGCAGCTGGCAGGTTACTCCCGTCATCGGGTCCGCTTTCAGTCTCTTGGTCTAGAAGGGttgaatgaggaaatagaaatggAACTGGGTCGCATTTCTTCTAGAAACCTTGGTCGTGATGACAGAGTTATTGGTGATCACGGAAAGGAAGCAAG aTTTCCTTTCCTGGATGAGAATGTTGTGTCTTTCCTAAATTCCTTGCCAGTCTGGGAAAAAGTAGACCTGTCTTTGCCCCGTGGAATTGGTGAGAAGCTTATTTTACGCCTTGCAGCTATGGAACTTGGTCTCCCAGTCTCTGCCCTTCTCCCAAAACGGGCCATACAGTTTGGATCTAGAATTGCAAAACTGGAAAAAACTAACGAGAAAGCATCTGATAAATGTGGAAGACTCCAGACCCTACCTtag